Within Styela clava chromosome 8, kaStyClav1.hap1.2, whole genome shotgun sequence, the genomic segment ATGTGGAGTAATGTCATTGATACACACTGAATATTTTGAACAATGTTGTGATTGTATTATTGCATAATTAATGAATGTTGGAAcatgcaaaataatatttcattcagGTTTCTAGGAAATAATCTAGTAATTAGCTTTGCGGAAGGGTAAAAAGTGCAATAAATGTTGAGAACCACCGCTTTAATTAATGCTTCATTCATCCTCACACACCTTAATTTGTTGTTTTCAGTATGTGTTTGGATTTGTGACTTTCTTGTTTCCGGGACTCGCATTGGCACATCGACAGTTTTACTTGCCTATTCACAAGTACTTTGGACTGGGTATTTTATTTATGATGGCCATGGCATCAATAAGCGGAATCACAGAAAAGCTATTTTTCAAGTGagtttgttttttaatcaaaatatacCAACTtaagaaattttgttttgatctACACATGTTTGCAACAGAAATAAAGTTATGGATCGAACTTCATGCAATACAGCGGgagaaaattgtttatataggCAGTATCGAATCATTAGCAATGTGGATTATTATTGTCAATACATCTTTGTCTATAATGGTGCAAAAATGTCATAattacataaattattttgtgggtaacattaaaattaatgtAATATGTAGTGTACAAAGTAATCATACATATCTAGTTGCTCTAGTTTAGTACCAATAATGATTCATAACAAAACAAAGTCATGGGTAGATACTGCAAAATGTATCAATATTATTTCTTATTACAGTAATatatcactaattaataatataatatttgttgGGATATTCTAATATGTCCCAGTtggatattaaaatatatttatacttaTCAGCTATAATAGGATTCAATGCAATGTTAGTTTGTTAGCATGCATCTAGGTTAGTAAACATAGATTTTTGTTCTTTCTGCCTCCACCTGATTAACCATTACCTCTTCTGATTCGACATGTACTTCCTATCAAGTATCAACCATATGCTGTATATGTCATGCAccttgaatattcacacagatgACACATGACAGTATTCTGCGATCTACCTTGTTTATTCAGTTGTTGTATAATTTGTGATTCCAGATTGCATAGTGCAAACAcaataaattggaaaataattGATTATGTCTTCCTGTCAGTCTTTAAAGTGGATTAATGGCTAGACTATGTTACCGCAACCATTTCACAACTAATTGACTTCCTTTTAACCATATGTAGTTACATGCAGATTGATATTGCTTCGCCTCGTAAGATATTAAAATACCTCCAATATTAAAAGTGGAAAGCATATTAAAATTCGTTCTTCTAATAGAAATTGCTTGGTGTCTTTGGAATTATTATTGGCAACTGTTGGAACCAATTCaatttagatttaaaaaaattgatgtgattattaatatttcatCTAACATCAACTTTAACTGATTAGAATACTAAAATTTGTTATTGTAGTTTCACTCAGCAGATTTGTTAATAAAGCTGATTCaatcttatttattttagaataataGGAAAACTGATGTCATGGTGTGTGCTACTTGTCtgcatattaataataatatgttaACTTTTTCCgaagaaatatataataaattggattAGCATATTCATTGATTTTAGCAATTACAAGTTTTCTCaagtttatgtttatttttcatatgCTTTTTCTCTTCATAGGTTTCCAAGCGGGCAATATTCCAAACTGCCGTATGGGGCAGTCATTGGTAATTGCCTCGGACTTTCGATTCTAGCCTTTATCATGGTTGTTGGATTCATTGTTTATAATCCAAAATGGAAACGTGAAGAAGATTCAGAGAATGAACCATTATCTGTTCATTTCAAACCTATTTCAACAAATGATGATGGAAGCGATGATGAGTAGTTATactgtctttttattttatttcacccAGTTACAAGGTATTAGCTATGTTATACCAACTAGGTATAAGATTCAGATGTAAAGGTGAATTCCTGTTCAGGGATCAGAATAATTCATTATTCTGAATacattatgaaattatattttgaaattagatATATGGAGTATATTTTAATATGGGTCATATTCAACATATAACATAACATATAAGGGTATAAGGGTATAAATTTTCAACGAGTTAAGTGAAGGCCTTTTGATCTATAATTCACTAtattaacaaatttttaaatgtaaatattctaaaaaatcGAATCAAGAGTTAACTATACCACTCATATTCAATATTGATTGTATTGTAATATTCGCTTCGACGTCCGCTATTTTTACCAAGCTATTTTTGTGTATATGTTGCACTGTATTCTGTGATGAGTACCAAAGTTCAAAACGGGTAATAGTGTAGTATTTTACAACCCTACCCTTTTATCTATTCCTTTCTTTAACTTGTTGCATTATTTGCTAATGTTGCAGAAAATAATTAGAGCATTGTAATATATGAGTGGTAAGTTTGATCACACCATATATAACATTAGAGACATTCTTCAATCATACATACATCGTGTTatcattattttcataattatatacacagatatattatattctgGGCCATGCCATATGAGATATTatgtttctattttttaaatgcATTTGCGTTGTAACTTagattttttattgaaataaccCTTTTCAATATACAAACAGTATACGATGGTTTGGTATTGTTTCCGCTATGAGTTTTCACTAGAACTTGATTGTTATAGATCTATATTTATGAACTGTTCATCACGTCAACACAAATGTTTTCACTAGGGTGCTAGTTACATGTGCTGAATGTTGCCAATGTTTTATTTGTGTATTGTTTAAACTGACATGAATGTAATGTTTCTTATTATGATATTCATTACTCCTGTATTTTTAATGTACTGTCCTTTTTTTGTAGGATCGATTTTCAATCTTTGTTTCAGGTTTGCTTTATTACTTTACAAAATAGTAAGATCAATTTATAAGCAACTGAAGGTTTTTATCTGtgacattttttttacaaatatttaaaaatgttatgCTTTTACGAGCTCGTATTTGTTGGTCTTGTATGGTTATAAAACTTATGGACTTACTCTAGATTTCTATAAGTTATAGGTGAACCAAGCTACCACTCTTTCACCCAAAATATAACTATCTTGAACTCAGACAAATTTAGGTTATACTGCAGTTGCTTGTCTAAACCCATTGATGTTGTGATAAATACATTATAAGCTTATCCATGAcattttttctttaataaagCAAGATTATGTTGGCACTCCCATTTTCCAAGCATTCATGGATGTAATTTAAAAGTTCTTATTGAATTGTCCGTCCACTAccttttataaatttcaaaatctttaTCTTTTGAACTATCTATATGGAAATGTTGCAAGATGCTTGTtccatttcattttttctttttagatAGTATCTGTATAAACAGGTATTTAGACGactatttatttcaattatttatagGATATTCACACTGTCAAAAAAGAGTgcttttaccatttttttttcatttgtaaaaATCGCCCGCTATGAGAAAATTACGCTGAAGATTCGCTTCCACGGTCAACTGTAGGATGTTTTGCACTCAGGCTATGCCCAACGTAAGAAACAAATATCAATCATGAGCTGTCCAAGTTACTGTGAATTACAGGAAAAGTAGCGTCTTTTTTAAAGGCGTATCcataatttattattcaaagTTCCATCCGTCTGCGTTTTTGCCCAAGATTTCATGGTAAGATTAATCTCTCCTGTATCACAAACTTGACATTGAGTAGTCTGAAAACTATAGGTTTTGTATAGTGAAAAATACCTTTTCGGTTCATATTTACCAACAAGAATAACGATTTCTTTGCGTTTTAAGCTTTGTAGTCTATATCAGGCCGAAGTCATTTTAATAGGATCGATACCTATTCAGGACGAAATAAGCCAAGTCCAAAATTGAAAATCGAgtttaattttatgaatagAGTAATAGAACTAATTTATATATTCACAAGCGCTATTCCGCCAGTGTGAAGCCAGTCCGTTAGTGAAAACACtaacattttcatttataaagCTTTAACAGTGGCTGGTTATGTTATTCGCGTGGTTGTCGACTTTTAAAAGGTTGTCACTAATATATAGGAAACTCAGGAAATCTGAACACATTCGTTACaatttaaaataggaaatatacacgtttttaaaagtttAGCTTGTTAGCAAATCCTCGTATGGACGCACGTTTGACGTTTGAAAATCGAACCTTATATGATAGAACTTACCGTATTATCGTAAGTGTGACATTCCGCCATTGATTTGCTGTAGGACgctttctttttcaaatttccctTATTATTTTGCGGGGACGTTGGATATTGATCCTTGTGTTGCGACTATGCAGTTTCTCACTGGAATCTCCTGGGAATATAAAAAATCCTAATTCGATTTATCGTTCGCCGTTTGAGGTAATATATAATTCACGCGTGGTGATAAACACGAGAATCTGTTCAATCTTAACTCGATTAGTTCTTGGGAACTACTGCTTTCATCGATTCGTGCTTTCACAGGTGCTGGATACAAAAACCCGTAGATTTTCGTCAATTTTACCGATAATTTTGACTAGCATTTTTTCGTCCTTGCTGTAAAAAAGCTATTCGTCCAGACTGCTGTTATATACACATTGGAAAATGGTGTGCCGTATAACGCGCTCCACTACATCTGGTCGAATTTACTTTGTCCAATAAAACCTATGTTCAGCTATTGCATTTGGTAGCAGTATATTGTATACATGCTCAAAGACCTGCAAGTTACAAGTTGTACATTGGTTCACTGATTTATATTCCTCGTTTCCTGGAATTGGTCGTCTCTAGATTAGGGACTACTCTTATCTCGGTTGCCAGTTTATTTTGTGGTAGCATGAGTACCAAAGTTGGCCGTCTTTTAATTCCTTTTTCGTCACCATCATCTTCACGAATTGTTATTGCCCTTTTTGATCTAATGGAATTGTAAACTGTGTCATTGCGCCATCGCTATCCCAATTTTCTATAATCGGCGTGGATTCGTAATGTGCATGCAGTTTTTACTTGATATTGTATTTGTTCATCACTGTTTTTGTTCTCAGAAATAAACTCTATTTGTGTTGATATCGGATGATGTTGTGCTGTTATAAATATTTGACCAAAATATGGGGTTTGACAAATCTTTTTGCTTGATCCTTTTCTTGTCTGACTATTTTAAGAGACCGCCCTTAGTGTATGTCATCGAAAGTATTCTGTCTGGAAacttataaaattaataattatcagaaaATACACCTATTTTGAGCTACGGATTTGCTATTCTCCAAACTAAAGCAGTGATACCCAAACTTCTCAGTACATCATCGTCTTGCCTATTCTGAAACGATTCATTGCCTCTCTCGCAAATCTATGTTTCTCTTAGTTGTTCAATAGGTAATTAGATTGTACAGGAAAGGCAATTGTTTTGCCTTACTGACTACAAAAGTCAGCTGGAAGCCGCACTAATTAAATAGATTGATTGAGCATTGATATAGTGTATTTTGCACTTGGAATACGTAAAAATGTGTAAAACATTTTCTCACCAGACTTCATACATGGGAAATTTACAGCAGTTAGGAACCTATGTGGTTCAACCAATGTTCTGATTTCTTGGACCCATTTGCACCCGcgaggaataaataaataacaaaaccaCATGATTGAGTACTTCAtttctggtatatatatatactgtatttgtAATTTCTTGGCATGAGCTTGGACTTATTTCAAACGTATGTGAAGGAAAATAATGGATGAGGTAAGATGAATAAGGGTACAAATATGGCGGTCAGATCATAACCCCCCCCTGCACTTAAAATCATCGTAAGTGACCCTGCCTATGCCTACCCATAAATGAGCACTGGCAGTTTATAAAGAATTTAATGGATTTATCCGATCGAATGTAAATACATTCATcagataaacaaaaaatatccgAGTTCACATACTTTTtccagaaaaatatattttgcgaAACGTTGAGACTCTTTTATTTCACGTTTTTATGCCCCAGCTGAAACACCCCTAAAATGTTAATCTTTGTGCTGGCGTTTTTCATAATATGTCGCTCCTTCATGCGATACTTTTTAAGCGATGAAAAAGCGCGAGATGTCGCTATTACAAGGGACAGTTCTTTGCATGTCCATCATACCTCGGGGGTCCGAATTACCCCgacatattatattattatcattatggCTGTTACTGAGTGATAAGTTTgaagtaatatatatacttcCCTGGATTTGGGTTAAATACGAAttataccgtaaatatataccacTAGATTATACTGTTATGGCTTTTAAATAGTGTTCTCAAATGCTGGCAGCACGTGCGGAACCAGCTTCTGCGAAATTAAATTCGGAAAATGTGGGGCACCACGTGGTGGTGCATTTTTTTATAgccagcaaaattttagacaaCGGGCGATATTTCGAAGTACCAAAATCAACTTCTCTACAATCTATGAGTATATTTCGTgtttaaaaatgaatgtaaagaAATGCATCCCCCCTAAAGTTATAAAGTTTCGAAGCGATTCTAATTTTGGGTGCATTCGAAAATAGCAACTATTGTGATAAATAACATTATCAAGAATTCTCCGCAACGGTTAGTTCAGGCCAGATCTATTTCCATCCAAAGTTtaaacaaaaccaaaatttcaaaactcagTTCAAACTAGGACTTACTTTtgtagatatatttaatatgtaTATAAATGTGTTGGATTAGCGATGGGGTGTACGATAAGAGGCGTGCAGTATATTAGcacttatataaaatattaagtaTCTGTTGTATTGCTAGATAAAAAATACTTTCTTTGGATTCGCAGCAGTCAGgttaaaaatcacaataaaCTTTAGGTTTAGGTTATTCGGCACAAAATGTACgcatggatcgttttgttgttcttgtcatttgtatttttcttcttgaaGCTGTGAATAAAATTGCCTTTCTCATTAACGACCGAACCGAATGCTTTGAGCTCTGCtatcttgtttttatttcattaatgTGGTAACCGCATTGCATGACACTTTTCTAATTTTCGTAATTCGATACTTTGCAAAAcgtatttttcaaaacaagacCCTCCGGCTGATTCGCCATAAAACCATGCGTTATTGtgcaaatcaaatttattactTTTCGCCTAATGTAAGATATATTCTAATCGCCATATGcacttttatttttactgttacaaaatcattgcaaaatatttcattattattgctagtgaaaaaacaacaacaaatatttgaaatgcatAATAGCCTACTGACATTGTTGTAAGAGATAACTATTCCCGACATTAGAAACATTTTTAGAGAAATTCCGTACATAgctataaatttattcaaaagcGAAAACTTGTTTATGTAACCAAATAACGACAAATTACGTAAggaaacgtatatatatatataaaatgattaatgaaaaaaaagacaaaataatcaaaacttaaaataataaaagaataaGCAGAAGAATTGCTGATTTTcgtgataaaatataaatttgtttattatttggcTTTGCAGAACTCTCACAGCGTTCAATTCTGAAACGAAATAAATGAGACCAATACCCTAGTggccagtggtgggattcaaatgtTTTGTCAACCGGTTTCATCACacaaatgttatatttttgagccggttctgttacaaaaagtcttgtttttttagtaatgtcaaccggttcgctgatctcataaaattccgtgagacggttctatggaaccggtgcgaaccggctgaatcccactactgctaAGTACTAAGTACATAATCTTCATGGAATAGTTTAGTCATATAATCGTACTCAGTTTGTTTTCAAGTACAAAGGCACATTTTAATGCAATAACTGCATCCACATCTCAGCAAACTGTCACTTGGAATTCACatacattttcattttgatgaaatttgCATCACGTGCTTCTTTCGATTTCGTTTCCCAAATAACCGATTTTTTTCACAAGCATTCCATCGAACTGTAAACTCACTGAATTGTCCTCTGACTCGCTTGATTCTTGGTTGCTTTACGAAAGCAAAATATCGGGAACAGGCGATTCCGCCAATTTTTGAAAGAGCATATTATTCCAATCAAGTtaacaatcaaatttaaatcgTAAATGAGGTTTGAAACAATCGATATTTTAATAGAGTATGTAACTAATACCGCAACCATATCCGATAAAAGACAAGCAAATGTTGCAATGCAAACCCGCTTTATTGTTCCACCAATTCTATTATTTCCGTGCCTTCGAATCTCCTTATTTTTTGCGTTGTTTTTCATACTGATGCAAATCAGTGGTCCAATGTACAAGCCCAGAAGAACTATTTGAAAACTGACCGTAAAGACTATGATCATCATCCATGGGACAAAATCGGGAAGAATCGTTTTATCGAGACTACATCCAAGTTCCCCGGGCTTGTATGTGATAGTGAGAGTAAAAACCAGCGTAGTAGCAATTTCACCAATCAACATGACACCAAATATGACAGCACTAACCATTCGAACTTTCTTAGAATTAAACGCACTGAGTGGCTTTTGAAAATACAGTATGCGTTGCCTCAGCCAGAGGAATGAATATATTGTAGCTATTGGAAACGCGTACAACAAAACATAGACGTCAGCGATTATATTACATGTGTTCTTATCAGAGTCCGAAAGAAACATCTTCAGCTGCTCAGAAGCTGACCGAAGTGTGACAAAAACAGCCGAAGCAATTGTTAACAGTTCTAATGCAGTTTGAACCATCACATTTGAACTACGGTGTTGCGACCTGCTAGATGTGATAGACAAAATATATTGCCGCCTTTTCTCATTGTTTATCTCGATTTGGtgtgtatttttgttgttgttattgtgatGCGGAGACGAAATAGTATTCACATTTGTAGAGAATACGAATTCGTTACCGTTGAGCATCCTGACTTCTTTCCATGATTTATAGCGATGCCAAGTTATTGCTAAAGTTATATAGAGACtgataacagtgaaaaacaaaGTCACTGTTTGGCAGAAGATCCATCCAGCACTGTTACGATCAGTAATCACTGACGACGAATCATTGATGTAGCTATGTCCTGCGCTAGTTACTGAAGAATTGTCTTTGTTTATTCCAGTGATCGTTGTAACGGTTGCTGAAACACCATTGTCGTGCTTACTGCTGTTGTAAATAAGTTGTtctaaattatatatttcagtatCCATCTTACTCCTgcgaaaatatcaaaattattagGCTGTTATCTATATGAATTGTATTACAACCTGTGATATAATGCGATAACGACTTTATGACACATTTAAGTCTTAAAATTATGCTAAATGCCCTCATCATTAAATCTGATTCTGCCACAGTAGTAACATTGACTGACGACGAAGCTTGTACATCGTGCGTGTTTACGACCACGACAAAAACAGCTCTTATTACGAATCAAACGATGAGGCATGTGACTGGTTATTTTCCACTGTCTTGAATTTATATGTACATAAGACTCTTTTGTGTTTAAAAAAGGGGCAACATCGTAAAAATTCCCAACCAGACGCGCGTAAAAAAGCAGAACACCCTTGCTCACTGTATACTACTATTCATCAtgtttctataaaaaaaaaacttcgagAGATTTTTGCTAATGGAAATCACGAGTCGGCATATCTGTTTCGGAAAGTCAGTAGACCTTGAATTGAAAAAaccgaaaacaaatattttcgcgTTGGGGAAAACCTGGcattcaataattatttttagtgaacacacaaaaaaaattttgagttcattttatattcaaaatgagTTAAGTAATAATTTTCCCACTAATTTAAAAGTaccttttttaaattaataatgcaATTTTTTAATCATTATTATTGCCTTATTATATCTTTGATATTTTCTTTTTGTTCATGTTCATATATTCTTGTTTTGTAAATTGACGTCATTTAGCTGAAGTACCTATAATTAAACGATGGTATATTTGTAGttgagaatatatatatataaatgattgtCACACCTGCCACTATGACGTTTCTGTCACTATAAAATGCTTGAATGCTTCCTAAAAAACCTATCTTTGCTCTTATATTTATAACAGATTTCGATAACGTCATAATCTTTACCACAAACTGAATAAATCGTTGTGTGTTGAACGCGAATTGTCATAAACTTCATACAACTACCTGATAATACTCACAAATCTAGAATTCCTAAGTTCCGTTAATTCTATTATTGAGGTAACTTAGACAAACTGCAATTCACTGTCGAGGAGCCTCTAAGGTTTGCTGTTACATCACCCTTCAGCAACGTAGCCTAATACAGTATTTATTCTTGGAAATCATCGGCTATAAATCTGACCcactatttgaaaaaatatgcaGGTTATGCTTGGATTTTTACGCACACAAGTCGATGAAATCACAAGTTGTTGGCTCGCATATGACTAAGATTCACTTATCGAAATGTGTTAAAAGCGCCAAAACCATACGTACAATTATTTACCATCGCACAAGCGCATGCGAAACTGAATTCTTTCTGTCAGTTCGAGTTCGTATCTTATAAAGCGACTTATtactaaattatttttacataaaCAGCATCTGTAAATTAAACTTATTTGAGTGGATGTATTCAATATCCGTTTCAATTTCTAAATATCAAATACgtaaacaaaaagcaattattttGCTGACATCTTTGAAATTAAATCCCATTATTAGTCACAGTTATTGTTTGTATAAAGAGCATAATATTATAGATATAGACAACATTAATTCCAATTTTAAAGAGGGTAGAATTTGTTCATGTAAACTTACATTCACGAATATTTCCAGCAGACGATCGGCGttttaaaaaacattatttagAATAGTACCTTCATGCTTAAGAAGAAACCTCACAATGATCAATCGAATTTGGAAGGTTGTTCGTAATGCGTACAAATATGAAAACCACCCTTGCAGCTGTAATTTTCAATAACGTGAAATGCCCCCTGATGACGAAGCTTTAATTATAATTCTGAACGCTTGGGCAAACACGTTCAGATTGAAtcgactgaaaatatttttgttacagTCATcgttcaaaaagaatttataaaatgtaaagTAGATGGTTCATATTGCACTATAGTGACTGAAGTATGAAGTAAAGAAGATAGACatcaatgaaataaaatatagtcACTTTGGCCGCTATTTGACGCGAAGAATTCCCTTCGTAAATTGAGTATTAAGTCACGATATTTCGATTACAGCAGTTTCATCTACAACACGGGTCGATTTTAATTATGATCTATGGTGATTACATCAGCTGTCAAGTATGTATTAGTCGGGTTTGGGAGTGAATAGCGTAACATTCATTCTGAAATTGTTTTACGCTCAAAGGTGATGTATTGATCCTTGATAATTAATATGTTATCTGGCCTTTCACACTCCCATAATCTCGAGTTTGTATTGAAATGGCTGCACACTTGCTACAGATGCGCGTAAATCTTTCCGGTTGAAGATCCGGGATTCTTCATTACACTAGAACTAACGTCATTTGGATATCATATTTAAATCTTTCTTCAAATGTCAGGAGTTAAAAATGATAACGAAAAACTATTAGGCTTTTAATTATGTAATTGTATTACTCATACGAGACAAAGATTTCCGACAAGAGTCAGGTTTGCGAGGTACACTTTTGAAGCAAAATGAAacattgtttttgattttaacGTTCCGTTCTGCACGGCCTGTTTACAGATCAcgaaaagaagacgaaatcgtATAGATCGTTTCCAACTTGTCATTAAACGTGACTCAAACCACTCAATTCATGTCCCCGTTTATGCCCATTCTCCATTCGTATGGATTGATTTCAAAACAAATGTGGTTTTACGCAAAGCGACATCTTAGTCAAAAATTGACTTTTGTGCAATACGATAAATATTATCGAGACGACTTTTCAGCTATCTGATCTTATGAGGAAATTCTGTTCAGGAAGCTTGGTGTTTGTGGCCTTGTCTAAACGTAGTAGTTACTCGTGCATATCGTCATCGACCGTTTCCAATTTCTTTCTCAATAAACCCACATCACATTCGGTATTCCTGTATTTTACTTGTGACCATGCGTGGGAAATCAATAAAAATGAACACATTGTCGAGATCCGCGAATCTACCCATTATTACCAGTATTTGGTTACATCGTTTACAGACTATTTGTTtcataaaaatcatttaaaacaatattttctacTAAACAAACATacctgaaaatttcaatttcagatatttttagcCTCTCTTATGTtttcattaattaaaataaaaataacgtatTTTAACAAAGTAAAAAGAACTTTATAAATCAAATGATTTATTCGCCCGATGTCCATAAATGTCATTCAGCCGAGTACCCCGCACCTGACTTGCAAACGAGGCACCGTTTCATGATAATTAGACCGTATTACGGTATAGGCAGAT encodes:
- the LOC120345539 gene encoding uncharacterized protein LOC120345539 is translated as MDTEIYNLEQLIYNSSKHDNGVSATVTTITGINKDNSSVTSAGHSYINDSSSVITDRNSAGWIFCQTVTLFFTVISLYITLAITWHRYKSWKEVRMLNGNEFVFSTNVNTISSPHHNNNNKNTHQIEINNEKRRQYILSITSSRSQHRSSNVMVQTALELLTIASAVFVTLRSASEQLKMFLSDSDKNTCNIIADVYVLLYAFPIATIYSFLWLRQRILYFQKPLSAFNSKKVRMVSAVIFGVMLIGEIATTLVFTLTITYKPGELGCSLDKTILPDFVPWMMIIVFTVSFQIVLLGLYIGPLICISMKNNAKNKEIRRHGNNRIGGTIKRVCIATFACLLSDMVAVLVTYSIKISIVSNLIYDLNLIVNLIGIICSFKNWRNRLFPIFCFRKATKNQASQRTIQ